The genomic window taattagttttttttatctacatttagtactctatacatatatcaaacatgctcttttactatacgagacaaaaaaaaaaaaatgcaaactAAACGGGCAACTCGTTCGGTCTTAAAATAAGTGCACGTCTGCCATTTCGACCTGCAAGCCGGCAACAGAGGGTAGCCTGCACATGCGCATGCAGGGGAGTGTCCTGTAGAAGGGCTATCCTGTAGAGTGTGTTCGGTTACATGGCTAGCCTAGCCTGGCTACCTAGAGCCTGCCTTGAGCAATGCAACTGGCTAGCTAGCCTGTATTAGATTGTCTCCAACAGCGTAGGCAGAGGGGCACCCAAACGCAAAATCCGGCATGCACAGTATTTTGCGTTTCGAAAACACGGTCCCAACGGAGAACGCAAACCAAGCCCCCATTTTGCGTAGCAGGTGCGTCGGTAGGCAAAAAAGCATCGTCTGTCTCCCCGACGCAAAACACTgtagcgacgacgacggcgaggcacgcCTGCACCTGGAAGCTCCGCGCGGAGGACGTTGCGTCCGCACCGTCGGTGGAGGTTGCCCCACCGCCGAGGTTGGTCTCTCTTTCAAGACGCCCGTCTCCTCTCATCGTCGTCTCTCTCTCATCCATCCTGTGCCAAAACAAAACGAAAAAAATACTCCTCCTGCTgctagagcgagaagaagaaaaaaagaaaagaaaagaaaggggtAATCTCAGGAAGCATCTAGAGACAGCGAGCGGCCCGTGGAGCGGAGCGAGCAAGCCTACTGCGCCGGCAGCGGCGTCCTCCCGAAGCAGAAGCGGTTAAGATCCATCTATCCATCCCGTTCTTGAgttcttctctctctttctttgctcgtttcctTGACGCGAATTCGGGCGTCGGCTTTGAGGTGGCCCCCGCTGCTGTTCTTGCGTCTTTTGTGTGGTGGGGCTGCGAGTTTTTGAGTTCCCCTCTGTTCTTGGGGAGGCGTTttctttccccccccccccctttcttTTCCGGCGATTGTTTCTGGTGGTTCTGTGTTCGCTACCTTTTGATTGCTGTTTGGTGTCCTTGCGATGATTCTTCATTCTCTCTGTTTCTGAAAGGGGGGGGGATCATTTTTGGATCTTCGGCTGCTTCTATTGTCTGCTGAATTTTTTCCTACTGGTGGATTTTCTTTGCTTCTGCGGGAGGCGGGTGGAGCCGTGGAGGGTGAACGCCGGCGGCCGGCCGCGTGACGCGCGAGCTTCCGCGTCCGCGTCCCGCCCCGCCTGGTGGAGCTCAGGAGGAGGAtaaggcgccgccgccggccacgaaATGCCGGTGTCGCGAAAGGCTCCATGGCGGGCAGCGCCGCGGCGGATGGCGCTGGTGCTGCCGGCTCCGCGGCGGCCAGCACGAGTGGATTCCGGCTCCGTGGCTTCGCGGACTGCAGGGATTTGGGGCTCCTCTGTTGGAGAGGTGAGGTTACGGGGATGTAAACTTTTTTCCTGTATATTACCCAAATCATGAAATGAGTCTCGGGTATGGGTTACGCTGTTGGAGTCAGTCTAGTATTGCTTTTGTTTGGTTGCCTGGTCTAGCACTTGCACATGCGCACTGTCCCTTCGCCCTCTATCCCTTCCCCTTCGCCGGCGCAAGCGCACGGCGCACCCTCCCCTCTGTCATGCTCGTGATGGGTGGCGGCCGCGCCCGTGGCCACGTCCCCCTCCACTTGTCGGAACTAGATCTTGGCCggagctcaaggagatggaggtgTGCTGCTGCTCCACCTCGTCGTCCGTCCTCGCGGGGGCCACGGCgccgcccggaggttccggtgagGCCGCGCAGGGGAGACGTCAGGGCGGTCTTCGAGCCGTTCACGGAGAGGCCGCGCATGCAGGGGAGTTGTCAAGGTGGTGGTGCTGTCACAGAGGGAGGCCCAGGGGCTCAGGGAGGCTGCCGTGGCGCCGTGCCGCCTCTCGCTCGGCTTCGTCGTGGAGGACCGCTCTTTGGGCGGCTTCCTCTTGTCGGGGATCAACATCGGGCGAGATCCGGTCGCCTTCCTCCACGAGATCCGGGCGCCGGCATCTCCACCTCGGGCGGCTTCCTCTCCTCCGCGGCTCCGTGAGATGTGTGTGCGAGCAGGGTGTGGCTGCTCGCGCGGGCCGGTTGCGTGGCCGGGGATACGTGGTGGCCGGAGCTGAGGGAGATGGCCGGATGGTGGTAGCCGGAGTTGAGGGACATGGTCGGTGGACCCTCTCTCCTCCATCGCGCGGACCCTCCCCTTCATCGTGATGGCCAGAGCTGTGGGGATGGTCACCGGCGGCGAAGGCAGAGTGGTGGAGGAACACTGACAGGTGGTCCCATAGGCTTGTACAAGCCAGGCTTAGATAGAACGCAGGAGTTGAGCGTTTCCAGCAATGCAGGCTAGCTCCCCCTTTTTGGCTTCCACAAGTCTGGTTTAGAGACTACAGGCAACCAAACACATAGAAATTACATTATGGAAGCCTGATTAGGTCGTAAACCATGCAACTAAACACACCCGTAGTGTCCAACAGGTACAAACAGAGGGGAGAGAGATGACAACCACATACAACCAGAACACAACCACCAACACCACACATTTATCATTAATGAAATACAGGGTATGTTtgttttaagaaaaaaaaagacctGGCTACTCCGTCCTTAGTCATTTAATTACAGCCCATTTGGCTGGGCTTATACGGTCGTAAATGATCGTCAATTTTtagccggaataatatttttttctcacaccaaactagtcagtagtacttcttcacgatccAGCAACGATCAAGcctagccaaacgaacaggctgtataatGTTCAGCTTGAATCTCTCGGTGCGGATAATGTCATCACAACCACTACACATTTCTTATAAGAAGAATACATCCGGGTCCCCAACCACAGCAGCCTCGCTGACCTCCTTCAAGAGAAACACCCAAATCTCTCCTTCTCCATCAATGGAGCTAGGATCCCAACAGAATGGAGTGCTGGTTAACAGGACGAGGGCAGCGGAGGCTTTATCCCACCTGTTGGACAACTCAAGGTGGACGATCATCCAGGTGGAAGCTCTGGTGGCAGTGGCCGCTGCGCTGCTGTTTCTCCAGCTTATCTTGGCTACCTGGAAGCGGCGGTGGCACAACTCCATCGTCAGTTTTGTCCTGGCGGTGTGTAACGCGTCGTTGCTCCCTCTCGTCTTTTACACCCTTAGTATCATGCACTCCTCTCCAGTCAAGAATTCCATGTACACTGTCTGGGGTGCAGCACTGCTCATGGCTGCGGGTGGCACGATTGCTGTCAGCCAATTCGATTACGACGACAAGAAGAACAAGGTGCTGATGCAGTTGATTACTGGTTTTGCTCGGTATGTGTTTTACATTGCTATGCTTTCTGCGCTACTGAATCCATATAGCAAAAAGGAATCATTGGGCAGGAGTATGCAGCTCTTCGTAGAGACACACAGGAGTGCAAGTTCCAGTTGTATCTCTGGTCTTTTAGTGGCCCTTTATTTGACAAGGGCCATGGACATTGTTCTCTTATTCATTAGAGGGATACTATCCATGATGAAAAATGCAATTGGTCATCAGAAAGACACTGATCATGAGACCACGGAGGGCGACAAGTACCAATTTGTCTATGCTATCCGTCAGGTCATAACCATTGACATTGACCAGATATGGGATTGTTGTAGCAACTCAGACCGTGGAGAAACATTGGAAGATGTGTGCTTGTCCCTTGCCTTGTGCCAGTTCTGCTTACGACGGTACAAGGGGTTGTCCAGTGCCCAAGAGAGACTTCCTACAACCCACCATCTTGTCTTCAATGGGTTGCTTCAAACTGAAGAGCATTACGAAAGAGCATTCAGGATTATTGAAGTGGAGTTGGGTTTTTGCTAtgacttcttcttcacaaaatatCACGACATCTACTTTAATATGGTGATGCACTTTCTAACGTTTCTCTTGAGAGTAATCTTTCTTACTTTGGTTCTGGTGTATACTGTTCAAGGCTCTGTGACTATTGAGACTCCCGATCCTATCATACAAGTACAAATTACAAGATCTGACTACATCATTACTCTAGTACTTCTTGGTACAGCCCTCGTGGTAGAACTACTGCAAGCATTAGTTTATCTGGCATCAGACTGGATCAAGGTATCACTTGCCTGTGTGTATGTCAAATATAAACAAATTGCATTTCTTGAGAAGTTGATCGGTTTTCTCATCAGAGTTTCAATCTCTCCCCAGAGGAGAAATAGGAATTGGATTGCCCAATACACAGTTATTTTGCCGGACAAGGTTTTTTTCAAGTTTTTTCCCAAGTGCAATTTAGACCCTGTTGAAATATCCCCTGAAACAAAGAAAGCTATTGCTGGGTCGATCAAACCAACCTTTGGTGAGCAGACCAATAGGCTAGCATCACAGGTCCGCATTAGTATGTTTGAGCATTGGGCACTGAAGGATCATTGGACACTGAAGGATCATTCTCAAGTAGAGATCATGCTGATTTGGCATATCGCAACTGACTACTGTCATCTTTCTCCGAGCAGTGGGAATGGGAGCAGTCCAGACCGATATGTTGCAGTTACATTGTCTAGATATTGTGCCTACTTGCTTGCATTTGTCCCGCAACTGCTTCCATACCGTGAAGCGGACATAAAAGAGTTGATAGATACGGTGAAGAAAGAAATAGCTAAAGATTTGCCATCCTCTGGGGCGCCTTCAGAAAGGTATCAAAAAATGAAGGAATTAGGAGACAACCCTCCGACAGTCTTCAGGAAAGGCGTGAAGCTCGGCAAGCAGCTTGAGGACGACATGCCGGATGAAGCACAGCGTTGGAAGGCAATGGCAGATTTCTGGGCCAAGACGATCATCTACATTGCGCCCTCGCACATTACTGCCAAGGAACACATGCGACAGCTTGAGAATGGTCGGGAGTTCCTGACCCATGTCTGGGCCCTGCTTTCTCACGCTGGCATCCTGAACCTCGTCAGGGACGACAACGAAGTTGCAAAGCCTGCTCAAGCTCAACCTACCCAAGAAACTGTGTGATTCAAGTCATCAGCGGACCAGCCTTCGTCGATCGCCGCCCACTTCACTTCAGGTTTTCGTGAATCTTGTGTGTTTGCCTTTAGGCTGGCTGATTCGTGTAACAATAATATGGATATTATCTGAACATTTGTGTTTGCCTTTAGGCTGGCTGATTTCCCTTTGTTTTCTACTATAAAAAAATTGCCTAATCCGAGATCTTGTGACGGCAAAATGTCTGACTTTGTGTTTGATAGCGCTTTTGCAGAATTACATTCAGTTCAAAACGTGTATCATGTCATCAGTGAGGCAATTAAATTTCTCACACGCTGGCCCTCTCTTGCGGCTACTGGACCTGTCAAACAGGTGATCAGCCTGTTCGctcggtcgtatttggcttataagccatggcttctCAGCtaataaacagtatttttctctcacaccaaatcagccaacggtactttcagctatggcttataagtcaaacaagcccaaacgaacatggcAGTATGTGGATGCCTACTGCTCGCGGGCAGGTGGGCCAGTCAAATTATACTTGTTGAGAAAAGAGGAGTAATTAATCGATCAAACAAGTGAAAGAATTCTTAACTCTTGTAATTGCTGAGGCCATTCCAATGCATGTTAGTGTCACTACACCAGCTGCTCCACATCGCCGAGCTCCAGCTCCCGCCGGTCCTCGCCGCCGCTACCGCCACCGAACAGAGATTCGATCTGCTCCAGTGTCTTGCCGCTGGTCTCTGGCACGAACTTGTGCACAAAGAGCACCGAGAGGGCAGAAATGGCCGCGAACGCGGCGAATGCGCCCGAGACGGAGATGGCGCGGCAGATAGAGAGGAATGACATGGCCACCGCGCCGCTGGTCACCCTGTTGGCCACGGCCCCCAGCGCCGCGGCCTGCGAGCGCAGTCGCAGCGGGAAGATCTCGGAGCTCACCACCCAGCAGATGGGCCCTATCCCCACCGAGAAAAAGGCCACGTCGCCGCACACCGTCAAGATGGCGACACCAACACCGGCGCCGCGGGACACCGACCCACGCGCCTGCAGGAAGAGCGCGGCGGACAGCGCCGCCAGGCAGGCGGTCATGCCGACCGTGCTGACGTACAGCAGTGGCTTCCGGCCGACACGGTCGATTAGCACGATGGCCAGCGCGATGAACGCCGTCTTGAAGAACCCGACGGCGACCGTGGCGGCGAGGAGCTGGCGCTCGGTGGTGATCCCGGCGTCCCGGAAGATGGTCGGGCTGTAGTACACCAGCGCGTCGATGCCCGTGATCTGCTGGAAGCACTGGATGCCTACTCCGGTGACGAGCATCCGGGCGATCACCGGGGATGGCCTCGACAGCTCCTGCCACACCGTCTTGTTCCTGTCGCCGTAATTGCCATTGCTGGCGGCGGCCGCAGCAGCAGCCTCGATCTCGGCGAGCCTCTCCTTAGCCTCGTCCTCGGTGTCGGTGACCCGGAGGAGCACGGCGCGCGCCTCGTCGGCCCTGCCCTGCATGACCAGCCACCGCGGCGACTCCGGGATCACGAGCAGCGCGAAGGCGATGGACACGGACGGCAGGATGCCAACGGCTAGCATGACACGCCAGTTGATGTGGTCGGGGAGCCCTGAGAAGGCGTAGTTGGAGATGTACCCGAGGAGGATGCCGAGGTTGATGAAGATCTCCGGGAAGGATGTGAACGAGCCCCTGGACCCCGCGGGGGATATTTCAGCGATGTACACCGGCGCGATCATGACGCCGAACCCGATGCCGATGCCGGCAAGCAGGCGGCCCACCATGAGGACCCGGAATGACGGGGCCAGCGTCATGACGGCCGCGCCGGCCTGGAAGACGACGGCGGCGAGGCCGATGGTCCACTTTCGGCCCATGGCGTCCGATGTCCTCCCGCCGGCGAGGCTGCCGAGG from Miscanthus floridulus cultivar M001 chromosome 11, ASM1932011v1, whole genome shotgun sequence includes these protein-coding regions:
- the LOC136494216 gene encoding probable polyol transporter 4 codes for the protein MMLPSAELSSSNGGGGASGLPTLPDFLGRKNKYVRMDDVLPPEQEGEDGGVLVRERQSSRRYIFACSVFASLNSVLLGYDVGVMSGCILFIQRDLHINEVQQEVLVGCLSFISLLGSLAGGRTSDAMGRKWTIGLAAVVFQAGAAVMTLAPSFRVLMVGRLLAGIGIGFGVMIAPVYIAEISPAGSRGSFTSFPEIFINLGILLGYISNYAFSGLPDHINWRVMLAVGILPSVSIAFALLVIPESPRWLVMQGRADEARAVLLRVTDTEDEAKERLAEIEAAAAAAASNGNYGDRNKTVWQELSRPSPVIARMLVTGVGIQCFQQITGIDALVYYSPTIFRDAGITTERQLLAATVAVGFFKTAFIALAIVLIDRVGRKPLLYVSTVGMTACLAALSAALFLQARGSVSRGAGVGVAILTVCGDVAFFSVGIGPICWVVSSEIFPLRLRSQAAALGAVANRVTSGAVAMSFLSICRAISVSGAFAAFAAISALSVLFVHKFVPETSGKTLEQIESLFGGGSGGEDRRELELGDVEQLV
- the LOC136492548 gene encoding uncharacterized protein; the encoded protein is MELGSQQNGVLVNRTRAAEALSHLLDNSRWTIIQVEALVAVAAALLFLQLILATWKRRWHNSIVSFVLAVCNASLLPLVFYTLSIMHSSPVKNSMYTVWGAALLMAAGGTIAVSQFDYDDKKNKVLMQLITGFARYVFYIAMLSALLNPYSKKESLGRSMQLFVETHRSASSSCISGLLVALYLTRAMDIVLLFIRGILSMMKNAIGHQKDTDHETTEGDKYQFVYAIRQVITIDIDQIWDCCSNSDRGETLEDVCLSLALCQFCLRRYKGLSSAQERLPTTHHLVFNGLLQTEEHYERAFRIIEVELGFCYDFFFTKYHDIYFNMVMHFLTFLLRVIFLTLVLVYTVQGSVTIETPDPIIQVQITRSDYIITLVLLGTALVVELLQALVYLASDWIKVSLACVYVKYKQIAFLEKLIGFLIRVSISPQRRNRNWIAQYTVILPDKVFFKFFPKCNLDPVEISPETKKAIAGSIKPTFGEQTNRLASQVRISMFEHWALKDHWTLKDHSQVEIMLIWHIATDYCHLSPSSGNGSSPDRYVAVTLSRYCAYLLAFVPQLLPYREADIKELIDTVKKEIAKDLPSSGAPSERYQKMKELGDNPPTVFRKGVKLGKQLEDDMPDEAQRWKAMADFWAKTIIYIAPSHITAKEHMRQLENGREFLTHVWALLSHAGILNLVRDDNEVAKPAQAQPTQETV